The Candidatus Mycolicibacterium alkanivorans genome contains a region encoding:
- a CDS encoding DUF4194 domain-containing protein has protein sequence MNPEEIFPFEAKRALVQLLRGPVVTHDAHRQQWSAILAHRTEIERRLADVFLDLVLDEDDGIAFTRPQPAPEDPKLTPPQVLRTETLTFMDTLVVLALRYQLLVATPGQRVIVEYDDVVANMDPYRGRYATDDAGFRKRIDASWEKMKRYSLVSAADTPGRFEVSPVLRQLFDADEVALVEAEYQRLVPADNDQHPQHETVDG, from the coding sequence GTGAATCCCGAGGAGATCTTTCCATTCGAAGCCAAGCGCGCGCTCGTCCAACTTCTTCGCGGGCCGGTGGTGACGCACGACGCCCATCGCCAGCAGTGGTCGGCGATTCTGGCCCACCGTACCGAGATCGAACGACGCCTCGCCGACGTATTCCTCGACCTGGTCCTCGATGAGGACGACGGTATCGCGTTCACCCGGCCACAGCCAGCACCCGAAGATCCCAAACTCACACCCCCGCAAGTGCTTCGAACTGAGACGCTGACCTTCATGGACACACTGGTGGTACTCGCGCTGCGATATCAACTCCTGGTGGCAACCCCCGGCCAGCGCGTGATCGTCGAGTACGACGACGTCGTCGCCAACATGGACCCCTACCGCGGGCGCTACGCCACCGATGACGCCGGGTTCCGGAAACGGATCGACGCGTCCTGGGAAAAGATGAAGAGGTATTCATTGGTCTCCGCCGCAGACACCCCGGGCAGGTTCGAGGTTTCGCCAGTGCTTCGTCAGTTGTTCGACGCGGACGAGGTTGCCCTTGTCGAGGCCGAGTACCAGCGCCTCGTCCCGGCTGACAATGACCAACACCCACAACACGAGACCGTCGATGGCTGA
- a CDS encoding DUF3375 domain-containing protein: MAIASSVLRYQRLQKESPEWSLLRARTAGLIVAVIQDYFPPERRTRPAAEIIAALDQDLEQLRELGAEFESTAAAYVADWVGAGYLIRRPGETRGSETLTPSAAALNVAATVGGIESPQRTASASRLGSIASNLIALQRDSDPNSASRLSLLEAERDAVELRIAEVRSGDFAILDPDTAKERVAETLGLAQEVPVDFARVRSTIEDLSRELRAKILDDTAEGGATLNNVFRGVDLLAESDAGRSVNGFYDVILDAEQSARLQEAITAILSRDFASDLDPQARSDLNMLLSRLEDEAATVRQTMLVLSRSLRHFVLSRQYEEHRRLRQLIQRCQSLAVQVSAHHRPEKPMNLELTRIGMQIRSIAALKLHNPGEGRVPTDFERHDTDDVDFAELAEQARESDIDFEELRSNIIATLRRVGGPVTAAQVLAEHPATQGLASIVGLMVLGAEHGDTATEDTERVMLERRTVTLPTITFGPDAFEGHR; this comes from the coding sequence GTGGCGATAGCGTCGTCGGTGTTGCGCTACCAGCGCCTCCAGAAGGAGTCGCCGGAGTGGTCACTGCTTCGCGCCCGAACCGCAGGCCTGATCGTCGCCGTGATCCAGGACTACTTCCCGCCCGAGCGTCGCACCCGTCCGGCGGCCGAGATAATCGCCGCGCTCGACCAGGATCTCGAACAGCTCAGGGAACTCGGCGCCGAATTTGAATCCACCGCCGCCGCCTACGTGGCTGACTGGGTCGGTGCCGGTTATTTGATCCGCCGCCCGGGCGAGACGCGCGGCAGCGAAACGCTGACGCCGTCTGCGGCTGCCCTGAATGTCGCGGCCACAGTGGGCGGAATCGAATCGCCGCAGCGCACCGCCTCGGCATCCCGACTCGGCTCGATTGCTTCGAACCTTATTGCGCTGCAACGTGACTCAGATCCCAATTCGGCGAGCCGGCTGTCTTTACTGGAGGCCGAGCGCGACGCCGTCGAACTGCGGATAGCCGAAGTACGCAGCGGCGATTTCGCGATACTCGATCCGGACACCGCAAAGGAGCGGGTCGCCGAGACATTGGGCCTCGCGCAGGAAGTTCCCGTGGATTTCGCCCGGGTGCGATCGACCATTGAAGATCTGAGCCGGGAGCTGCGGGCCAAGATCCTCGACGATACAGCTGAGGGCGGCGCGACGCTGAACAATGTGTTCCGCGGGGTCGACCTGCTCGCCGAGTCGGACGCGGGCCGCTCCGTGAACGGTTTCTATGACGTGATCCTCGATGCCGAACAGTCGGCCCGGCTGCAAGAAGCCATCACGGCGATCCTGTCTCGCGACTTTGCCTCCGACCTCGACCCGCAGGCGCGCTCAGACCTGAACATGCTGCTCTCGCGACTGGAAGACGAAGCCGCCACCGTCCGACAGACCATGCTTGTCTTATCCCGGTCGCTGCGCCATTTTGTGTTGTCCCGCCAGTACGAGGAACACCGCCGGTTGCGTCAGTTGATCCAGCGTTGCCAATCGCTGGCGGTGCAAGTGAGTGCCCACCACCGTCCCGAGAAGCCAATGAATTTGGAACTGACGCGGATCGGCATGCAGATCCGGTCCATCGCCGCGCTCAAGCTGCACAATCCCGGCGAGGGGCGGGTGCCCACCGATTTCGAGCGGCACGACACCGACGACGTTGACTTTGCCGAACTCGCTGAGCAGGCACGTGAATCCGATATCGACTTCGAAGAGCTGCGCAGCAACATCATCGCGACATTGCGGCGTGTCGGCGGTCCGGTCACCGCCGCTCAGGTGCTGGCCGAACACCCCGCCACCCAAGGTCTGGCCAGTATCGTCGGGCTAATGGTTCTCGGCGCTGAGCATGGTGACACCGCCACCGAGGACACCGAACGTGTGATGCTGGAGCGGCGCACCGTCACACTGCCAACCATCACCTTCGGTCCCGACGCTTTCGAGGGTCACCGGTGA
- a CDS encoding ATP-binding protein: MAEDLLRHGQHRLARVQLFNWGTYDGYHDLPVARRGFLITGPSGSGKSTLLDAISTVLVPPSKLSFNAAAHGRGRTMASYIRGAYARGSDSETRELRARYLREGATWSAVGLTMTTADPGDDTVTTLVALFHLKRGSNDVGESGRAFLLFDDHMDITELRHVVTNGIDVRGLKKRWPNVLYNKSYPQFGQRLRARLGIADENAQLLLHRAMSAKGLDSLDRLFRDYMLEEPDTFAEARRAVEFFADLDEAHRRVVQTREQIAALTPLEELTATRRRAHRETQELGEELAALDGLAARFELDLAQGWRADAEAAHANAITQENHARSARHIATIALKEAERARDGNQTLRELSDALDHAAERVQRVLTQRDRLAMALQHWDATVPDSAEEFATVRSQIDREAKELEDTFERHDAAYGLLMLASARADEHAATLTQQITALAREKSNLDPKLLAARESIARSTGLPVRSLPFVGELIDITDSDWAGAAERVLGGLGRTLLVADEHADAVAAAADASHLGTRLVWRRVDLRRTHRVPAVDAESIVNVLKIADSPWQHWLHFELASRFDYRRVEDARELGRHQRAVTRAGQTKSGDRHIKDDRFAIDDRTRYVLGTSNDAKLQFLRDRLRSAEAAAVSARQRSDAARDESRLRRNRIASAPIIASVQWDEIDVRSAESHHLDVSERLATLRGDPEIDRLEAAVIAAQDSAKKSEDAYQKARDALHTARTDADRVAARIESLRETAAQTAEPADELTPRYRARFDDGRRAALRLDGFPAAEKAVANQIRAAHSSSEKSLMQAQHAIESVLQRYLHNWPHPELAAEHGYGDDAVTFLRRLRADDLPSVENRFFELNEQQSNQNLGTLAMRIRRAPGEIRRRIDEVNSSLARSEFDRGRFLRIDVRDSLHPDLTEFLAAIARVQDRSLLADDRQAQEQRFERMRELLGRLGSSDPGDVVWRNRCLDTRRHVTFVGVEHDTAGTAVNHHDSSDALSGGQAQKLVFFCLAAALRYQLVGPDGDLPKYGTVILDEAFDRSDPEYTRRAADVFDQFGFHLVLATPLKMIRTLQEYVGGVATVSIRDSRASRLGVASITEASDG; this comes from the coding sequence ATGGCTGAGGACCTGCTGCGGCACGGGCAACACCGACTAGCCCGCGTGCAACTGTTCAACTGGGGCACCTACGACGGCTACCATGACCTACCCGTCGCCCGTCGCGGCTTCCTGATCACGGGCCCCTCGGGGTCAGGCAAGTCCACGCTGCTCGACGCGATCTCAACGGTGTTGGTGCCCCCGTCCAAGCTCAGCTTCAACGCCGCCGCGCACGGGCGCGGCCGTACGATGGCGTCCTACATTCGCGGTGCCTACGCCCGTGGATCCGATAGCGAGACAAGAGAACTGCGGGCTCGATACCTGCGTGAGGGCGCGACCTGGAGCGCCGTCGGACTCACCATGACCACCGCAGACCCCGGCGACGACACCGTCACCACGCTGGTTGCCCTGTTCCACCTCAAACGCGGCAGCAACGACGTCGGTGAATCCGGCCGCGCTTTCCTGCTCTTCGATGACCACATGGACATCACCGAGCTGAGGCACGTGGTGACCAACGGGATCGACGTCCGCGGACTGAAGAAACGCTGGCCGAACGTCCTGTACAACAAGAGCTATCCACAGTTCGGGCAGCGGTTGCGCGCCAGGCTGGGCATCGCCGACGAAAACGCGCAGCTGCTGTTGCACCGTGCGATGTCAGCCAAAGGCCTGGACAGCCTGGACCGGCTTTTCCGTGACTACATGCTCGAAGAACCGGATACATTCGCCGAGGCACGTCGCGCGGTGGAGTTCTTCGCCGACCTGGATGAGGCGCACCGCAGAGTGGTCCAGACCCGCGAGCAAATCGCCGCCCTCACCCCGTTGGAGGAGCTGACCGCGACCCGTCGCCGCGCTCATCGGGAAACACAGGAACTCGGGGAGGAACTGGCTGCGCTGGACGGCCTGGCCGCTCGCTTCGAGCTCGACCTAGCGCAGGGCTGGCGCGCCGATGCCGAAGCCGCCCACGCCAACGCGATAACTCAGGAAAACCACGCCCGCTCTGCTCGTCACATCGCCACGATCGCGCTCAAGGAGGCCGAGCGGGCCCGTGACGGCAACCAAACCCTGCGTGAACTCAGCGACGCCCTCGACCATGCCGCCGAACGCGTTCAACGGGTACTCACCCAGCGCGACCGCCTGGCCATGGCGCTGCAGCACTGGGATGCCACGGTACCTGACTCCGCCGAGGAATTCGCCACCGTTCGATCCCAAATCGACAGGGAAGCAAAGGAATTGGAGGACACTTTCGAAAGGCATGATGCCGCGTACGGCCTGCTCATGCTGGCCTCTGCCCGCGCCGATGAGCATGCCGCCACCCTGACACAGCAGATAACCGCACTCGCACGCGAGAAGTCGAATCTCGACCCAAAGCTGCTCGCGGCGCGCGAGTCGATCGCGCGGTCCACAGGGCTGCCCGTTCGATCGCTGCCCTTCGTCGGCGAGCTCATCGACATCACCGACTCTGACTGGGCGGGAGCGGCCGAGCGGGTGCTCGGCGGGCTGGGCCGCACACTCCTAGTCGCAGACGAGCATGCCGACGCCGTGGCGGCCGCCGCCGATGCCTCCCACCTGGGCACCCGATTGGTGTGGCGTCGGGTGGATCTGCGCCGCACGCATCGGGTGCCGGCGGTTGACGCCGAGTCCATCGTGAACGTGCTGAAGATCGCTGACTCACCGTGGCAGCATTGGCTGCATTTCGAACTCGCGTCCAGGTTCGATTACCGCCGGGTCGAGGACGCGCGGGAATTGGGGCGTCATCAGCGCGCCGTCACCCGGGCGGGTCAGACCAAAAGCGGCGACCGCCACATCAAGGACGATCGGTTCGCCATCGACGACCGGACCCGGTACGTGCTGGGAACCAGCAATGACGCCAAGCTTCAGTTCTTGCGCGACAGGCTGCGCAGCGCCGAAGCTGCCGCGGTGTCCGCGCGTCAGCGATCTGACGCCGCGCGCGACGAGTCCCGTCTTCGCCGTAACCGAATCGCATCCGCGCCGATCATCGCGTCGGTGCAGTGGGACGAAATTGACGTCCGAAGCGCCGAATCCCACCACCTGGATGTGAGCGAACGACTCGCCACACTGCGCGGCGACCCCGAGATCGACCGGCTGGAGGCAGCCGTTATCGCAGCTCAGGACTCAGCCAAAAAGTCTGAGGACGCCTACCAGAAAGCGCGCGACGCGCTCCACACGGCACGCACGGATGCCGATCGGGTCGCCGCGCGCATTGAGTCGCTGCGCGAGACAGCGGCGCAGACAGCCGAACCTGCGGACGAGCTGACCCCGCGCTACCGCGCCCGCTTCGATGACGGGCGCCGAGCCGCATTGCGACTCGACGGCTTCCCCGCCGCCGAAAAGGCTGTGGCGAACCAGATTCGGGCCGCACATTCATCCTCCGAGAAGTCGCTGATGCAGGCCCAACACGCCATCGAATCGGTTCTGCAGCGGTACCTGCACAACTGGCCGCACCCCGAGTTGGCCGCCGAGCACGGCTACGGCGACGACGCCGTCACCTTCCTGCGCCGGCTGCGCGCCGACGACTTACCGAGCGTGGAGAACCGATTCTTCGAACTCAACGAGCAGCAGTCGAATCAGAACCTCGGCACGCTGGCGATGCGGATTCGGCGCGCACCGGGCGAGATACGACGCCGGATCGACGAGGTCAATTCGTCACTGGCACGTTCGGAGTTCGATCGCGGCCGATTCCTGAGGATCGACGTTCGTGATTCCCTGCACCCAGACCTCACCGAGTTCCTCGCGGCGATCGCACGGGTGCAGGACCGCTCGCTGCTCGCCGACGACCGCCAAGCTCAAGAGCAGCGGTTCGAACGGATGCGGGAGCTCCTCGGGCGACTCGGTTCCTCAGATCCCGGCGATGTTGTCTGGCGCAATCGCTGCCTCGACACCCGCCGCCACGTCACGTTCGTGGGCGTCGAGCATGACACCGCCGGAACTGCGGTCAATCATCACGACTCATCGGATGCCCTGTCGGGCGGGCAGGCACAGAAGCTCGTGTTCTTCTGCCTCGCCGCCGCTCTTCGGTACCAATTGGTCGGGCCAGACGGCGATCTACCGAAGTACGGCACGGTGATCCTGGACGAAGCATTCGACCGGTCGGACCCCGAGTACACCCGCCGGGCAGCAGACGTGTTCGACCAGTTCGGTTTTCATCTCGTACTTGCCACGCCACTCAAGATGATCCGGACGCTGCAGGAGTACGTCGGCGGCGTCGCCACCGTCTCGATCCGAGATTCGAGGGCGTCCCGGCTGGGAGTCGCGTCGATCACCGAAGCCTCCGATGGCTGA
- a CDS encoding glycogen/starch/alpha-glucan phosphorylase: MTDVVSTTPGNAEAFDPAAPPAPAPHEHSRTGLSPDALRRAISDHLTYSIARPAAALTAEHYYRALALAVRDRMQHRWMATTQDWLDQSNKVTCYLSAEFLMGPQLGNNLLNLGIEEQAREALAALGQEFDEIVACEEEPGLGNGGLGRLAACYLDSLATLERPSIGYGIRYEFGIFDQEIHHGWQVEKTDNWLVRGNPWEIDKPDASHIVNWGGHTEQYEDLAGHHRVRWIPQEVIKGVSYDTPIQGYGVNTCNTLTLWSARSVESFALEAFNTGDFYKAVEEEVAAEKVSKVLYPNDEPEAGKRLRLQQQYFFVSCSLQDILRIHTERAGLPLSALPQKWAIQLNDTHPSIAVAELMRLLVDDHHISWDDAWAITVETFAYTNHTLLPEALETWSLGIFGESLPRHLEIIYEINDRFLDEVRSRFPADEDRIARMSLIGEEHGQCVRMAHLATVGSHAVNGVAALHSELLKASVLKDFYELWPERFGNVTNGVTPRRFLALSNPGLRGLLDETIGDGWLTDLDQLRRLEDFIEDPAFRQRWREVKRANKKRLAEFVHSTTGVELDHTWMFDIQVKRIHEYKRQHLNVLHIITLYNRLKQNPGFAVAPRAFIFGGKAAPGYFMAKRIIRLITAVGATVNNDPDVNRFMKVVFLPNFNVQNAHLIYPAANLSEQISTAGKEASGTGNMKFMMNGALTIGTLDGANVEIREEAGAENFFLFGLTVDEVERIKAEGYRPASYIERDPELAEALELILDGAFTNGDTEILRPVVDNLIHHDPFLVLADYRSYVDCQAKVSAAWQDDDTWSRMSILNAARSGKFSSDRAIAEYCDEIWNVEPMPVVL; this comes from the coding sequence ATGACCGATGTGGTGAGCACCACGCCCGGGAACGCGGAAGCTTTCGATCCCGCCGCACCGCCCGCACCCGCACCTCACGAGCACAGCCGCACCGGCCTGTCGCCCGACGCGCTGCGCCGCGCCATCAGTGACCACCTCACCTATTCGATCGCCCGGCCCGCCGCCGCGCTGACCGCCGAGCACTACTACCGCGCGCTGGCCCTGGCCGTGCGCGACCGGATGCAGCATCGCTGGATGGCCACCACCCAGGACTGGCTCGATCAGTCCAACAAGGTGACCTGCTACCTGTCGGCGGAGTTCCTGATGGGCCCCCAGCTCGGCAACAACCTGCTGAACCTCGGAATCGAGGAGCAGGCCCGCGAGGCGCTGGCCGCACTCGGTCAGGAATTCGACGAGATCGTGGCGTGCGAAGAGGAGCCCGGACTGGGCAACGGCGGCTTGGGCCGGCTCGCGGCGTGCTACCTGGATTCGCTGGCCACCCTGGAGCGCCCGTCCATCGGCTACGGAATCCGTTACGAGTTCGGGATTTTCGACCAGGAGATCCACCACGGTTGGCAGGTCGAGAAGACCGACAACTGGCTGGTGCGGGGCAACCCGTGGGAGATCGACAAGCCCGACGCCAGTCACATCGTCAACTGGGGCGGGCACACCGAACAGTACGAGGACCTCGCCGGCCACCATCGCGTGCGGTGGATCCCGCAGGAGGTGATCAAGGGCGTCTCCTATGACACACCGATCCAGGGATACGGCGTCAACACCTGCAACACGCTCACGCTCTGGAGCGCCCGCTCCGTCGAGTCCTTCGCCCTGGAGGCCTTCAATACCGGCGACTTCTACAAGGCCGTCGAGGAGGAGGTCGCCGCCGAGAAGGTCTCGAAGGTGCTCTACCCCAACGACGAACCCGAGGCCGGCAAGCGGCTTCGGCTGCAACAGCAGTATTTCTTCGTGTCGTGCTCACTGCAGGACATCCTGCGCATCCACACCGAGCGGGCCGGGCTGCCGCTGTCGGCGCTCCCGCAGAAGTGGGCCATTCAGCTCAACGACACCCACCCGTCGATCGCGGTGGCCGAGCTGATGCGCCTGCTCGTCGACGACCACCACATCAGCTGGGACGACGCCTGGGCCATCACCGTGGAAACCTTCGCCTACACCAACCACACCCTGCTGCCCGAGGCTCTGGAGACCTGGTCACTGGGCATCTTCGGGGAATCCCTGCCCCGGCATCTCGAGATCATCTACGAGATCAACGACCGTTTCCTCGACGAGGTGCGGTCACGGTTCCCCGCCGACGAGGACCGCATCGCGCGGATGTCGCTCATCGGCGAGGAGCACGGACAGTGCGTGCGGATGGCACATCTGGCGACAGTGGGCAGCCACGCGGTCAACGGCGTCGCCGCGCTGCACTCGGAGCTGCTGAAAGCCAGTGTGCTCAAAGACTTCTACGAGCTGTGGCCGGAGCGGTTCGGCAACGTGACCAACGGTGTGACACCACGACGTTTCCTGGCCCTGTCCAACCCGGGACTGCGCGGCCTGCTCGACGAGACCATCGGTGACGGTTGGCTGACCGACCTCGACCAGCTGCGCCGGCTCGAAGACTTCATCGAAGACCCCGCCTTCCGGCAGCGCTGGCGAGAAGTCAAGCGCGCCAACAAAAAACGGCTCGCCGAGTTCGTACACTCCACCACCGGTGTCGAATTGGACCACACCTGGATGTTCGACATTCAGGTCAAGCGGATCCACGAGTACAAGCGTCAGCACCTCAACGTCCTGCACATCATCACGCTCTACAACCGCCTCAAGCAGAACCCCGGTTTCGCCGTCGCGCCGCGCGCCTTCATCTTCGGCGGCAAGGCGGCGCCGGGCTACTTCATGGCCAAGCGGATCATCAGGCTTATCACCGCGGTCGGGGCAACGGTCAACAACGACCCCGACGTCAACCGCTTCATGAAAGTGGTGTTCCTGCCGAACTTCAACGTGCAGAACGCCCATCTGATCTACCCGGCGGCCAACCTCTCCGAGCAGATCTCCACCGCCGGCAAGGAGGCCTCCGGCACCGGCAACATGAAGTTCATGATGAACGGCGCCCTGACCATCGGCACCCTCGACGGCGCGAACGTCGAGATCCGCGAAGAGGCGGGGGCGGAGAACTTCTTCCTGTTCGGGCTGACCGTCGACGAGGTGGAGCGGATCAAGGCCGAAGGGTACCGGCCGGCGAGCTACATCGAGCGCGACCCGGAGCTGGCCGAGGCGCTCGAGCTGATCCTGGATGGCGCTTTCACGAACGGCGACACCGAGATCCTGCGTCCCGTGGTGGACAACCTCATTCACCACGACCCGTTCCTGGTGCTGGCCGACTACCGCTCCTACGTGGACTGCCAGGCCAAGGTCAGTGCAGCGTGGCAGGACGACGACACCTGGTCACGGATGTCGATCCTCAACGCTGCCCGCAGCGGGAAGTTCTCGTCAGATCGCGCGATCGCCGAGTACTGCGACGAGATCTGGAACGTCGAGCCGATGCCGGTCGTTCTGTAG